In Lolium rigidum isolate FL_2022 chromosome 3, APGP_CSIRO_Lrig_0.1, whole genome shotgun sequence, the genomic window GTTAACAACTCCTGATGCCTCACATACCTATGTTGATCTATCTCAGACGAAAAGGCTTAAATGTCGAGCATTTGTCTTCTCTCAAGAGAAATTTTAGTTACGGGTTAGTGGTgtgcgcgtgcttcactctaaattGTAGTACAAGTTTAAGTAGGTGAGCATGTGCGGAGTTTGCGGTTCTTTTTATAGTCACACCTTTTGCATCGAAACTTACCGACCAAAGTACACTAGGTAGATATGCACCAAATGCAACCGGGATGTTGGATCTGACCCTAGTCAAAAACGCCCGAATGGGTTATTTCTTGAACCTACCGCTTCTTATAAACAAGGCTGTCAATTGATCTTACCTGTCACAAATCTAGTTCAATGAAAGATAATTATGCGTGAACTTAAACATGCTATAATATCTACACATTTTGGCATGGTACACTTATTCCTTCATTACATAAAAAGCGTGTGTTTGCCCGAGTGCTTCTATACATACGCAAGTGTAAGCATACTTGGCATTTTGCTCATTATTATGAACACATACATGGATTAGTCGCACAATTTTACATGGTGTATTTGCTTAGAAACTCAATACTTTAATTGCGCACGGATTGGCTGACTTTTATGAGCCCACTACAATGGGTACTCTTGGAACGAATTTATAGATATAATAAATTGTTGCATTGTTGCATCTTATTGCCGCCGATTTTAATTTCCTCCCGAGAATAATATGTAGCGCAACGAATAGCGAGAACTTCAAATTTCATTGAGATATAGTTTACTATTGCACAATAAGTAATAATGTGGCTATACTTTTGTCGTATTGTAACGACTTATTGCAGTAGAGTCTCAAATTGCACAAAAAAATGTCGTGGTGATATTTTATAAATATTGCTGAAAATTTTTatcgttgtattaagtgggagttttgCTCTAATATGCCTTTCTCTTGCAACGAAAAATCTACGTCATGTTGGTTCAGAAGGTCTTGCTAGCGCATGGCACCGTGTCCTTACATGCCCCGTCCATGAAAATTGTTATGATATTCTGTCGATAAAATGAACAAACAAGAACTTGTAGGAGTATGTATGCCATATGCCCAtatatattactccctccatGCACAAAATAATATCTTAaatttttctaaatttagatatataagACATATTTCTatgaacggaggtagtatatatatGATTCCACTTTCGGAATCATAGGCTAGAGGAACTTGGGGAATCGGCATGGTCGAATGCTCGGCTGAGTGGCTTGAGTCACGTAGCCATGTATTACCAGGGTACTACCGACATGTATTCTTGGGCTAAAAAAAAGTACTCATCAAGCGTGGGGTCGGGTCGGGTATACAGAGGCGACTGGGCTAAAGTTATCATCTCTCGCTCTTGTGCTGTTCCGTCACTCTGTGTTCGCAGCCCACGGGCCCTGCTGAAGCCAAATCCTAAAGCCCACTTAGCCTGATAGCCTCATCGAACCTGCCTGCTCTCCCCGACGCCAGCTGAGTCTGTTGGTTCGTtcatttagtcccacctcgcctagCGTGAGAGGAGACGCAGCGCGGCTGAGCTATAAGAAGGAGGGGGTGGCCACGCTAGCAACTCATACCTTTCTCGGCCTTTTGGCTAAGATCAAgtgtagtatctgttcttatcagtttaataTCTGATATGTGGGCCATGTGCCCACAAcgatattaaatttattttttgtggGGGAGGGTCCACCACAGTGGCTTGCCACTGGGGCCCTCGCGTGGGCGTTGCACTACTGCCCAGGCATGGCGCACCCCAACCAAGTCAATCAAATGTTTTGGCAACCGGACTGGAAAAGAAGATCACAACTTTTAATGCTTTAACTCTGTACATTTAGAAGCACATCAAACGACCTGCTGCATCCTTCAAAAACTTGTGGAATCAAAATTTTATTTTAAGCAACTGGAAGGGCGCTGTGACTGAGTCCTGCCATTTTCCTTAGCTTATCAGCAACACAACTACCTTACCATTCTTCTTGTTGCCCAATTACTACGCATATGAGCTGGTTCATGCACCTTAGAAAGAACAAGGTGCTGCCTGCACTTCTTTTCGAGAATCTGGCTGCCCCTTGATTTCATTCATCAGTTCATTCTCCATCATCTGTATCAATATATTTTATACGTAACCGTAGCAAAGTGTTACCGCGTGTCAGCATCAAAAGCTTCGTTGATGTGAGGCAGTGATCAGCGGAAACAGGTAAAACATGATTTGAATGTACCTGCACCTCGTCTGCAGAGAAATCGTTATCCGCCATCTGCAAGAGGCAACATAGATAGTATAAGGTTGTCATCATCACACCCTCACATATAGATCAAGTGCATTTGCAGGTATGCAGAGAAAACTGTACCTCCTTGTCATCCATAAGCAAATAGTTCACCATCTAAATCACAAGGAAACATAGCTTCGATTAGTAACAAATGACGAGTAATTTCCAATTTTTTCAGTTAAAGAGATCGTTTATACTTTATACCTCCATTTCAGCCATACACATAGATGCGCCATTGTCCATCACCATCTCACTCTCAGATGTCCTGCACGTCAGAACATGTTTCAGAACTTATGCACCAGCACCACACAATCGATCAGTCAGTGTTCTAAGAAAAGACCAGAATAGGAAAGCATGCAGATCCAACAATCTGATTGCATCAAGGAATCATACAGATTATGTCCTGCCATGATCGGTGATGCAGCAGCTAGAACATCCAGACGAGGTTGACCTCCTAAATCACACTTCTCCCTGTATCTCTGGCACACAAGAATAAGCAAAGTGTATTCAGATCCTGCACTGTGGAACAGGAACGATCCAAGTATATCTGGTGTAAAGCTGCAAAAGCATAGGGCCGTGTGAGGTACTTGGAGGTGGCTTTTTATGTTCTGGATTGTGAGGCCTGTGACTCCCATAGCTTCCATCGTCTGCTTCACCGTAGTTGGCTTTGCCTCTAAAGAGTTGCAAGAGTTGAATAGCACGGCGTCAGTTTAATCAAGAGATTTCAGATCAAAAGAACAAACAACGAATTGTTCGACATTGTAGGATCAAAGGTCAAGAAACCAAACCATAGGGACCTCCTTGTTGCGCTACAGCTTCCACGAAGATCTTATGGAGATCATCGGTCCAGCGAAGTAAACTCCTTGTCGGCTGCATTGCCCTGAGAATGCGACAGGCCAGCATGCTCGACACGTAAGAAACATCACTACTTTGTGCTGTCTTGTTGTTAGACTTCATTCTGCAAATCAAGCTCAACACATGTGAGTAAGGATCACGGAGATCTGGCAGTCTGTCTTGTGCAACTCTCTGTTTTAGAATGAAGGCATAACAAGTGGCAAAAGGACGATGCAAAGCAACTTGTGTAACTAAAGATCCAGAATCCATCAAATTTTGTTTATGTGCCCATATAGATACAGAAAACATTTCCAAATACAGAAATTAAATGGAAGATCAAGCAGAATATCGATGACCTTGCATCCTGTATTAGAAAAAAGAATGCACTAAACCAGCAAAGAAACTAAAACTCATTAAATACACAAGTACCAGTATATGCCGCGGAAGCAAAAGGAACTGGGAGTGTATGTCCTATCTTTTAGCAAGAAGAGTGAGTGATGGCGTCTTTCTCTATCAAGCCAGCCACCCTTTTATACAGTTCTTGTAAAAGACTAGAGATACTGCACTAGTTTTGTGTACCTAGAATTCAACATTCTACCACAATAACATAATTCATCATAACTGGTTTGCATAGGCGGAAAGGTTAGCAGAAAAGTAAAGATCTTTCAAAATGATAAGAAGCGAGAAGAATGATTACCTAGAATTTATTATTGATATGTCACGAGGTACTGTTTCCATAGCACATGCAGACTCCACCAAATCCATGAATGGTTCACATCACATTTACAAAAAAAGGGCAATAAATGCGACAGAGAAGAAGCAAAGAACCGGAATGAAAAATTAGGTGTAGTAATGAAGTGTTGAGGTAAACTTATCAGGCAAACTGGATGTGTGAGATCTGATCGAAGCCCTATGCTGGCAATGCTGCCAACACCTAGCAGCCAGAGTGTATGGGCATGTCCTATCATTGCAAATTAGCAATGCCATCTTCATGCCTTTCAATGAAGAAAAAATATATTGTACATCAACAAATCTATCTATCTTAGATGCATAAAATTTTACATTGCGGACAAACTTACCCCAAAACAGGAAAGGTAGGCAAGACTATAGAAGTTCTGGAAACTAACAAGGAAAAAATGGGTTCAGCCTTAGTGTGTAGGTGCATAGATGTATCATGGGCTCCTCTTGCATGGGATGCAACATGCAAGTTTTGGCAAACTTGTACTCTACCGCAGATCATAAGGGAACACATAAACCACATGATCTATAAATGACTCGGTCGATGACAATAACTTTGATGAGATAATCAAATTACATGTCTTTATATAAGAGGAGTACATCGCTGTGTTCTAGAGATGCCATCAGTAATACAACCTATTTTTACAGGAAAAGAATGAACTTCTAATAGACGATAACAAGAATATTCCTAATTTCTTCTGGGTTGGAGGATGGCAGTAGATAACTAATCCTCAGCAACATACTTGTTCCTACGAGCACCAAAGGCAAGTCTCTGCAAACGAAATCAAGGAGAATGATTATTATAGCAAACTGACATTAGTTGGGGATGTCCAAGATTAATAAAAGACAGTCCCCAGATTTCAGGGAGTTCTTACTGAAAAAATTCTTGAGTAGGCTCTCAAGCCTGTAAGAAAGCGAATGTAAGTCGGCTTCATGGATTGGTTGGTAGGGATTGCTCTGATGTTTGGAACAAGGTAATCCGCAACCTATTATATAACAGTGAATCAACATCATTATTGTTTACCCATGCTATCAAACAAAATATGAATAAAAGGTGTACATAAATAACATTAAAGGTAATCATTAATATATAGTTACATATTAATCTCAAAATGAACATAGAGCCCCTTCACTGTACAAATCAACCATGGCTGTCATGGAGTAAGGCTTCTAAGTAAGCTATAAGTTATAAAATATGAAAGAAAATTTTCTCATTTTATATCATGTCATTAGATCAGCTATTTTTGCTCAGAATAACACATTTGATAACTATTAATGTATTTGATAACTGTTAATGTATGTTCATACTGAAACAAACAGATGAATAAAACATGTTTTCCCTGCGAAGATCATATGAAGAAAATGTCGATAATGTAAATGTATGCATGATCGAACCCACTTCACATTACAAATTTTGAACTTCGTTAGTGCAAGTAATATATAAGATTAACTTGGCCCTTTGTCAAAGAACAAATTACAATTTTCAGGAAAGTAACACTGTTCTGGGAAAAAATGAACAATGGCGGAGCTCTCACCACTTCAGGAGGTTCAGCCAATATATTGATGAAAAACTTTGCCTGTCATCAGTACAATTTTTAGTAAATATGAATTATCTGATTCTAGAATGGTAAAACACGAATTGGGGAATGTTTATCTCTTACTTGCTTTGTGGTAGCACCAGACATAAGAAGCTCAGTGGTAACCATGCCAGGCTGCACAAATTAATTAAGTATTTAGTTTTTTTGAGAAGCGTCTGGTTTCATTGAAAAGAGAAAAGAGTATTTATAAGCCTAGAGAGGTCGGTTACAAACTTACAATACAACAAATAACTGCCCTTTTAAGAGTTATAAATAGCTCAGAGCCAAAAAGCAATTTACTTATGCACATATTCCATGGCCCAATCCTTACAGCCTTACACAAACTAGTTAAACTACACCAATATTTAATAATCTTTATGCAACAAAATAATTAGGGAGTTCAGATTATACAAGATAGCGAAAGAACAGTAGAGCTACGTACCGATAAATTGTGCACCACGACATTGTTCACTTCATTCATCTGCAACTCAGCCTGCAATTAGATCATGTTATTTCTCAACGAGATTTCTGATAAGGCAAGTTGAGACCTAACCTAACACTaccttggcaaaaaaaaaatataatcaAAAGGAAGGGAAATAAATGTAAAGGTAAGATGAGTTCTTCATAAAAATCCATGCCATTAAAGACTAAAATGATTTAATTTTGGGGGAGGTAAATGATGGTATTCTAGAAGAGCACCTTAAGGACTAAAACCTTTAACTAAAAAAAGGGTCAAAACCTCAAGTTCAAGTGGATAGCATCTCCTATTTCAATGGATGATTACAGCTTTGGATTGTCCCAGTAACTAGTCTGCTGTAATAATTAATGAGTAATTATTTGCGTATTTCATACGGATTTCATATTGATAAACATCAGTTATCACATTGTACTGTTGCATGTTTGTACCTCTAAAGGCAATCAACAATTGCATGCAGTTACATTGCAGAAAATATTTTATCATTTCTGAATGCTTAATTGCAAATGTTTGACCAGAAGCTAATCATTTCAGATGATATCACCACAGATCTTATCTTTTACCTGTAGAGACTTCGTAAGGTGCACCACACTTCTCTTCGTTGCACCATAAGCGGCAAATCTGGTGATTATCAATCATAAATTCATTATTACCAAGATTTCAAGACTAATGATTCACCAAAAGATCGTAGAGTTTGCCTCTTTAGTATTTTGCTTTGCCCACCTTCATTAATCTAAATAACTTATATTACCATTTTTTTAACTTATATTACCATATGGCTGTGCAAATTCAACACGTCAAGTAAAACACACACTCATGTGAGAGGGACGAAAGATACTCTTATCAGCATTAAAAGAACAATGTTCCACATTTACTACACAACAGAACAAACAGAAATGCTACCTTGGGGTAGGCCTTCCATCAGAGCCAGCACCATCAATGTTAAATATGTGACCACCTCGAGGTTGGCTCCACATCATATTTATTGCCTAACAGTAAGATGGCAAGACGATCAATGTTGGAAAAATGATTCTTTATAGTTATCATAATATGCGACAAAAGGCTAATATGGAGTGGAAAGTAATACCTCACGACAACATAGCATCAATCCAAGAGTGTTAGTGGTGATCACCTCGCtataaaaccaaaaaaaaaaaaaaggtcgaTAATTATTGGCACTTGAAAGCACAACTGAATAAAGGCGTGCTTGTTCAAGCGTTGCCAATACAGAGACTGAAAATTACATGAGAGCCTCATCAGAGGTTTCCACCAACGGTTTGAAACTATATGCATTTGATCCGGCATTGTTAATCTGCACCAACGGAAATAATTTATAAGAAATTTGAGCTCTTTTATGGCATGAAAGAATCTTTCAATTGAATGCATTAAGTTTAAACAGTTATATAAAGTTGATATATCAATTTTCAGGCAAAGCAGTGCAGATTGGACAGAGGTATTCCATACACAATTGCATATGTTAAGCAGCTAATTATCAAATACTTCAAATATGGGGAATGATGCAGTGAGCATCAATGTTATTTCATAGATAGTGGTTGCCATAACACAAAAAATAGCAAACCGGAATAGAAGTGCATGCGTTAATATTTAGCGAGGGAGGGGCCGCTATGTACCCAAATATCAATATAGCCCAGCTTATCACGTGCAAAATCCACAAGTGCCTTTACATCTTTTCCTTCTCTAACATCACAGACAGTTCCCTGTGATAAACAAAGGGCGTCAACTGAGATTATGAAATCGGATATGTTGCACTGTAATATATTGAAGTAGCTTCAATGCCGATATAAGAACCAAGTAGCTCAGAAGTAGGTACCCACACATGCTGCTCTCCAAATTCCTTTTTCAGGTAACTGGTTGCAGACTCTACCCTTTCAGCTGTAGAGGATAGACTGCATGTCAAGGAAAGACTAAGCTGGTATCAATTGTAACCTGCATGTTGTCCATTTCATTCTTCCAAAACTGTCTCGGGAACATTAAAACATTTAATGTGTTCTCCATTTAATAAAATCATGAAAAAGCTTTTGAAAGATCAGTGATCTAAAGGACAGCATCTACAGTGAGTACTTTCTGTAAGATAAAATTAGAATAGTCCAGGAAGAGTTAAATGTCGATCAATTTGGcatgcatcttttttttttttttttttttttttgaacttaaaTTTGGCATGCATCTTAGTCTCCATCAAAAtaatatctatttcttttattgaaaACACTAAAATTAACAACTAAAACCAGTTCTTTCTAACCTGATCTTGAGCAGATTACAACATTATCACCAGCCATGAGAAACTTCTTTGCCAGCGCGTATCCTATACCTGTTCAAGAACATACGGAGGTTATTGAGCAAGACATACAAATGTTAACCAAAACCGAAGTCTACAAGTTATGCATGCCTCTGTATCCTTTTATCTCAGTTTCCTGACCGAAATAGGATATCAAATCAATACTT contains:
- the LOC124700087 gene encoding chlorophyll(ide) b reductase NOL, chloroplastic-like is translated as MATVAAPLPLRAAACAGHAPFRLSSDDGARFPSRLGQRSLVAGVCRPRESAGFRVEALFGGGGGAGPKEPMVPPYNVLITGSTKGIGYALAKKFLMAGDNVVICSRSAERVESATSYLKKEFGEQHVWGTVCDVREGKDVKALVDFARDKLGYIDIWINNAGSNAYSFKPLVETSDEALIEVITTNTLGLMLCCREAINMMWSQPRGGHIFNIDGAGSDGRPTPRFAAYGATKRSVVHLTKSLQAELQMNEVNNVVVHNLSPGMVTTELLMSGATTKQAKFFINILAEPPEVVADYLVPNIRAIPTNQSMKPTYIRFLTGLRAYSRIFSRLAFGARRNKYVAED